One genomic segment of Paraburkholderia hospita includes these proteins:
- a CDS encoding carbohydrate ABC transporter permease yields MVVGKHNYVSRIVIYSMLAIAAVVYLVPLLVMLLTSFKPLPEVYSGNILALPHQWTLEAWEKAWGSACVGLECSGVKGFFWNSFRMVFSAVAISTLLGALNGYVLTKWRFKGDNTLFGLILFGCFIPFQIVLIPMASFLGKVGLAQSISGLVFVHVVYGLCFTTLYFRNYYIAFPDELVKAAMIDGARFFRIFFRILLPNSVPIITVTVIWQFTNIWNDFLFGASFTTGSSAPITVALNNIVNTSTGVKEYNVNMATAMIAALPTLLVYVIGGRYFVRGLMAGSVKG; encoded by the coding sequence ATGGTGGTGGGCAAGCATAACTACGTCTCGCGGATCGTGATTTATTCGATGCTGGCGATTGCGGCCGTGGTCTATCTCGTACCGCTGCTCGTGATGCTGCTAACGTCGTTCAAGCCGCTGCCCGAGGTGTATTCCGGCAATATCCTCGCGCTGCCGCATCAGTGGACGCTTGAAGCGTGGGAAAAAGCCTGGGGCTCGGCATGCGTGGGACTGGAATGCTCCGGTGTAAAAGGCTTCTTCTGGAATTCCTTCCGGATGGTCTTCTCTGCCGTAGCGATCTCCACGTTACTCGGTGCATTGAACGGCTACGTGCTGACCAAATGGCGCTTCAAAGGCGACAACACGCTGTTTGGCCTGATCCTGTTCGGATGCTTCATCCCGTTCCAGATCGTACTGATTCCGATGGCTTCGTTCCTCGGCAAGGTCGGCCTCGCGCAATCGATCAGCGGCCTCGTGTTCGTGCATGTCGTTTATGGCCTGTGCTTCACGACGCTGTACTTCCGCAACTACTACATCGCGTTTCCCGATGAACTTGTGAAAGCGGCGATGATCGACGGTGCACGCTTCTTTCGCATCTTTTTCCGCATCCTGCTTCCCAACTCGGTGCCCATCATCACCGTCACCGTGATCTGGCAATTCACGAACATCTGGAACGACTTCCTGTTCGGCGCTTCATTCACGACAGGCAGTTCCGCGCCCATCACCGTCGCGCTGAACAACATCGTCAATACATCGACGGGCGTCAAGGAATACAACGTCAACATGGCCACGGCCATGATCGCCGCGCTGCCGACACTGCTCGTCTATGTGATCGGTGGTCGCTACTTCGTACGCGGTCTGATGGCCGGCTCGGTCAAGGGGTAA
- a CDS encoding 3-ketoacyl-ACP reductase → MSKIAGKCSTALVTGARRGIGRSICVALARRGFDIVLTDVVNDEDAATTCALVRDESQEALFIQSDLSDVGSHESVVEEAVRFKGGIECLVNNAGIGSPSRGDLLDVSPQAFDAVLGVNLRGTFFMTQAVARHMCATSSTAARSIVTVSSVSADMASPERAEYCLSKSALPMMTRLFALRLAGANVGVFEVRPGIIRTPMTSGVAEKYEARFREGLVPAGRWGESDEVGQAVATLAGGLLPFATGSVINVDGGLSIPAF, encoded by the coding sequence ATGAGCAAGATAGCTGGAAAGTGTTCAACCGCGCTGGTGACGGGCGCGCGACGCGGCATCGGCCGGTCGATCTGCGTCGCGCTCGCGCGGCGCGGCTTCGACATCGTGCTGACGGATGTCGTGAACGACGAGGACGCCGCGACGACCTGTGCGCTCGTACGCGACGAAAGCCAGGAGGCGCTCTTCATTCAGAGCGATCTCAGCGACGTCGGCTCGCATGAAAGCGTCGTCGAGGAAGCCGTGCGCTTCAAGGGAGGTATCGAATGTCTCGTCAACAACGCGGGCATCGGTTCGCCGAGCCGCGGCGATCTGCTCGACGTATCGCCGCAAGCATTCGATGCCGTGCTCGGCGTCAATCTGCGCGGCACGTTCTTTATGACGCAGGCCGTCGCTCGCCACATGTGTGCGACATCGTCGACGGCCGCCCGGTCGATCGTGACGGTTTCGTCGGTATCGGCGGACATGGCATCGCCCGAGCGCGCCGAGTACTGCCTGTCCAAATCCGCGTTGCCGATGATGACGCGCCTCTTTGCATTGCGGCTCGCGGGCGCGAATGTCGGCGTGTTCGAAGTGCGGCCCGGCATTATCCGCACGCCGATGACGTCCGGCGTCGCGGAGAAATACGAGGCGCGTTTCCGCGAGGGCCTGGTTCCCGCCGGCCGCTGGGGCGAAAGCGACGAGGTGGGCCAGGCAGTCGCGACGCTTGCAGGCGGCCTGCTGCCCTTCGCAACAGGCAGCGTGATCAACGTGGATGGCGGCCTGTCCATCCCTGCATTCTGA
- a CDS encoding carbohydrate ABC transporter permease, producing MLLHNRAHAATTLDDLNNSSGQSPTRKRSTFRNRFEAVLPKIVLSPTLIITLIFVYGFIAWTTVLSFTRSRAFANFHWAGLLQYGRVWEHPRWHVAIVNLGIYASLYVVLCMAIGLGLAILLDQRIRAEGGLRALFLYPMALSFIVTGTAWKWILNPGLGLTKLFHDWGWTSFQFDWIINDDMAIYTVVIAAVWQASGFVMAMFLAGLRGIDQEQIKAASIDGARMPSIYRRVIIPQLRPVFVSAFVILVHLAVKSYELVIALTGAGPGYSTELPSTFMYSFTFTRNELGMGAASAVMMLCTVAAIMVPYLYSEMRPRRKSGGH from the coding sequence ATGCTATTGCACAATCGCGCCCATGCGGCGACCACGCTTGATGATCTGAACAACAGCTCGGGACAAAGCCCGACACGAAAGCGATCGACGTTTCGAAACCGCTTCGAAGCGGTTCTGCCCAAGATCGTCCTTAGCCCGACATTGATCATCACGTTGATCTTCGTCTATGGCTTTATCGCGTGGACGACGGTGCTCTCGTTCACCCGCTCACGCGCCTTTGCGAACTTCCACTGGGCCGGTCTGCTTCAGTATGGCCGCGTCTGGGAGCATCCGCGCTGGCATGTGGCGATCGTCAACCTCGGCATCTACGCATCGCTCTATGTCGTGCTGTGCATGGCGATCGGTCTCGGCCTCGCCATTCTGCTCGATCAACGGATTCGCGCTGAAGGCGGATTGCGGGCGCTCTTTCTTTATCCCATGGCGCTCTCGTTCATCGTCACGGGCACCGCATGGAAATGGATTCTCAATCCGGGACTGGGCCTCACCAAGCTGTTCCATGACTGGGGTTGGACGAGCTTCCAGTTCGACTGGATCATCAACGACGACATGGCGATCTATACCGTCGTCATCGCCGCTGTCTGGCAGGCGTCGGGCTTCGTGATGGCGATGTTTCTGGCCGGCCTGCGCGGCATCGACCAGGAACAGATCAAGGCCGCGTCGATCGACGGTGCGCGCATGCCTTCGATCTATCGGCGAGTCATCATTCCGCAGCTCCGGCCCGTCTTCGTATCCGCGTTCGTGATTCTCGTGCACCTTGCGGTCAAGAGCTATGAGCTTGTCATCGCATTGACGGGCGCCGGTCCCGGCTACTCGACAGAACTGCCGTCCACCTTCATGTACTCGTTCACCTTCACCCGCAACGAACTCGGCATGGGTGCGGCCAGCGCCGTGATGATGCTGTGTACGGTGGCGGCCATCATGGTGCCCTACCTCTACTCCGAAATGAGACCTCGCCGGAAGAGCGGCGGCCATTGA
- a CDS encoding ABC transporter ATP-binding protein: protein MSSLHVSNVRKAYGSTEILKEINIDVEDGDFLVLVGPSGCGKSTLLSLIAGLDTLSGGEIRIGNDKVNDLHPSERDIAMVFQSYALYPNMSVGQNISFGLEMRKVSKPEREKAVKDAARLLQIEHLLDRRPGQLSGGQRQRVAMGRALVRHPKIFLFDEPLSNLDAKLRVDMRTEIKKLHQRLGATIVYVTHDQIEAMTLATRIAVMKGGALQQLGTPAEVYNTPANTFVATFMGSPSMNLIPARIERANGALHLLVGEGQKAIDLVLPPQPAAVERYIGKKVIAGLRPEAIGVENERATSALRTVPVTINVLEPTGPDTLAVLDLGGMEVSARLGADMPHASGERCELRVDLSKLVLFDADTEVRIH from the coding sequence ATGTCTTCTCTGCACGTATCCAACGTTCGCAAAGCCTACGGCTCCACCGAAATCCTCAAGGAGATCAACATCGATGTCGAAGATGGCGATTTTCTCGTTCTCGTCGGACCCTCGGGCTGCGGGAAATCGACGCTCCTTTCTCTGATCGCCGGACTCGACACGCTCTCAGGTGGCGAGATTCGTATCGGCAACGACAAGGTGAACGATCTGCATCCGAGCGAGCGCGACATCGCGATGGTGTTTCAGAGCTATGCGCTGTATCCGAACATGTCCGTCGGGCAGAACATCAGCTTCGGTCTGGAGATGCGCAAGGTATCGAAGCCCGAACGCGAGAAAGCAGTGAAAGATGCCGCCCGTCTGCTGCAGATCGAGCACCTGCTCGACCGGCGTCCGGGCCAGCTGTCGGGTGGTCAGCGTCAGCGTGTCGCGATGGGACGCGCGCTGGTGCGTCATCCGAAGATCTTCCTGTTCGATGAGCCGCTGTCGAATCTCGATGCAAAACTTCGCGTCGATATGCGCACCGAGATCAAGAAGCTGCATCAGCGTTTGGGCGCGACCATCGTCTACGTCACGCACGACCAGATCGAAGCGATGACGCTGGCGACGCGCATCGCCGTGATGAAGGGCGGCGCACTGCAACAGCTCGGCACGCCCGCCGAGGTCTATAACACACCCGCCAACACGTTCGTCGCGACGTTCATGGGCTCGCCGTCGATGAACCTGATTCCGGCGCGCATCGAGCGCGCGAACGGCGCACTGCATCTGCTGGTGGGTGAAGGCCAGAAGGCGATCGATCTTGTGTTGCCGCCGCAACCGGCCGCCGTCGAGCGCTACATCGGCAAGAAGGTGATTGCGGGTCTGCGCCCTGAGGCGATCGGCGTGGAAAACGAGCGCGCCACGTCGGCACTGCGCACCGTGCCCGTCACGATCAATGTGCTCGAACCGACAGGCCCCGACACGCTCGCCGTGCTCGATCTCGGCGGCATGGAAGTCTCCGCGCGACTCGGCGCCGACATGCCGCACGCGTCCGGCGAACGATGCGAGCTGCGCGTCGATCTGTCGAAGCTCGTGCTGTTCGACGCCGACACGGAAGTCCGCATTCACTGA
- a CDS encoding GMC family oxidoreductase gives MKTTTYDYVIVGGGSAGCVLANRLSADPSIKVLLLEAGGSDRHPFFSMPAGFAKMTRGIGSWGWFTVPQKHLNNRVLRFTQAKVIGGGSSINAQIYTRGVPADYDDWEQKAGATGWSYRDVLPYFKKSENNQRFANEYHSYGGPLGVSNPISPLPICEAFFQAGQELGIPFNPDFNGASQEGLGYYQLTQLDARRSSTAAGFIRPVLGRANLTVSMQARTLRVIVEGNRATGVEYVTGDSRDPQIVRASREVIVSSGAIGSPKLLMQSGIGPAGHLESVGIKPVHDLRGVGSNLQDHLDLFVIAECTGDHTYDKYNKLHNAAWAGLQYLLLKKGPVASSLFETGGFWYADRDARDRSPDIQFHLGLGSGIEAGMAKLNNAGVTLNTAYLRPRSRGTVRLASADPAAAPLLDPNYWADPYDRDMAIKGLRLARDILRAPAMKRYVQSEVLPGAHVNTDQELFDYACANAKTDHHPVGTCRMGRPDDPDSVVTPDLRLIGLDGLRVVDASVMPYLPSCNTNAPTIMVAEKAADMIIQSQTSRGFREHQSANAGRFNQPVHDAAPGRPGSAVHRADV, from the coding sequence ATGAAAACGACGACATATGACTACGTGATCGTGGGCGGCGGCTCGGCCGGCTGTGTATTGGCCAATCGCCTGAGCGCCGATCCCTCGATCAAGGTCCTGCTGCTCGAAGCAGGCGGTTCCGATCGCCACCCGTTCTTCTCGATGCCTGCCGGCTTCGCGAAGATGACGCGCGGCATCGGTTCGTGGGGCTGGTTCACCGTGCCACAGAAGCATCTGAACAATCGCGTGCTGCGCTTCACGCAAGCGAAGGTGATCGGCGGCGGTTCTTCGATCAATGCGCAGATCTATACGCGCGGCGTTCCTGCTGATTACGACGATTGGGAACAGAAAGCGGGCGCGACGGGTTGGTCTTATCGCGATGTGCTGCCCTACTTCAAGAAGTCCGAGAACAACCAGCGCTTCGCGAATGAGTATCACAGCTATGGCGGCCCGCTCGGCGTATCGAATCCGATCAGCCCGCTGCCGATCTGCGAAGCGTTTTTTCAGGCTGGACAGGAACTCGGCATTCCGTTCAATCCCGACTTCAATGGTGCGAGCCAGGAAGGTCTCGGTTATTACCAGTTGACGCAACTGGATGCGCGGCGGTCATCAACGGCAGCAGGCTTTATCCGACCGGTGCTCGGGCGTGCGAATCTGACGGTCTCGATGCAGGCGCGAACGCTGCGCGTGATCGTCGAGGGAAACCGCGCGACAGGCGTCGAATACGTGACGGGCGATAGCCGCGATCCGCAGATCGTGCGCGCGTCGCGTGAAGTGATCGTGTCGTCGGGCGCGATCGGTTCGCCGAAACTGTTGATGCAGTCGGGCATCGGTCCCGCCGGGCACCTGGAGTCTGTCGGCATTAAACCTGTCCACGATCTTCGCGGCGTCGGCTCCAATCTGCAGGATCACCTCGACCTCTTCGTCATCGCCGAATGCACAGGCGATCACACCTACGACAAGTACAACAAGCTGCACAACGCCGCATGGGCTGGACTGCAGTACCTGTTGCTGAAGAAAGGCCCGGTTGCATCGAGTCTCTTTGAAACGGGCGGCTTCTGGTATGCGGATCGCGACGCGCGCGACCGCTCGCCCGACATCCAGTTTCATCTCGGCCTCGGGTCCGGTATCGAAGCGGGCATGGCCAAGCTGAACAATGCGGGCGTTACGCTCAACACCGCGTACCTTCGCCCGCGCTCGCGCGGCACGGTTCGTCTCGCCAGCGCGGACCCCGCTGCCGCGCCGCTGCTCGACCCGAACTACTGGGCCGATCCATACGATCGCGACATGGCGATCAAGGGCTTGCGGCTCGCGCGCGACATCCTGCGCGCCCCAGCGATGAAGCGCTACGTGCAAAGCGAAGTTCTGCCGGGAGCGCACGTGAATACCGATCAGGAACTGTTCGACTATGCATGCGCAAATGCAAAAACCGACCACCACCCGGTCGGCACCTGCCGCATGGGCCGCCCCGACGATCCCGATAGCGTCGTCACACCGGACCTGCGTCTTATCGGACTGGATGGCCTCAGAGTCGTCGACGCATCCGTCATGCCCTATCTGCCTTCGTGCAACACAAATGCACCGACGATCATGGTCGCCGAAAAAGCCGCCGACATGATCATTCAATCCCAGACATCGAGAGGTTTCCGTGAACATCAATCTGCCAACGCCGGAAGGTTCAATCAGCCCGTACACGATGCAGCACCGGGAAGACCAGGTTCCGCCGTCCACCGCGCCGACGTTTAG
- a CDS encoding dihydrodipicolinate synthase family protein, which translates to MNINLPTPEGSISPYTMQHREDQVPPSTAPTFSRVAYAAAHVVVDPSCAYEPWGDTPRVDWDATLAFRSYLYGLGFKVAEAMDTAQRGMGIGWPTAAELIRRSIAHARSIPGADLACGAGTDHLDGTRSHALADIVGAYKDQFEVIESAGGRPIMMASRALCAAAQSADDYKHVYDAVISASRNKVVLHWLGDAFDASLSGYWGSRDVATAMATVLDIIRLHQDKIEGIKISLLNAEYERQLRSQLPEGVVMFTGDDYNYGELIAGDSTGHSHALLGIFDPIAPVASRALVKLAAGDTDSYRQLIDPTVALSRELFAAPTQYYKAGVVFLAWLNGHQRHFSMAGGMQSARSVAHYAEVFRKADVAGVLTRPELARRRMSEFLSLAAGIDN; encoded by the coding sequence GTGAACATCAATCTGCCAACGCCGGAAGGTTCAATCAGCCCGTACACGATGCAGCACCGGGAAGACCAGGTTCCGCCGTCCACCGCGCCGACGTTTAGCCGCGTCGCGTATGCGGCGGCGCACGTCGTCGTCGATCCATCGTGTGCGTACGAGCCTTGGGGCGATACGCCGCGTGTTGACTGGGACGCTACGCTTGCATTTCGCAGCTACCTGTACGGCCTGGGATTCAAGGTGGCCGAAGCGATGGATACCGCGCAACGCGGCATGGGTATCGGCTGGCCAACAGCCGCTGAACTGATCCGACGCAGCATCGCGCACGCGCGCAGCATTCCCGGCGCGGACCTGGCGTGCGGAGCGGGCACCGATCATCTCGACGGCACGCGCAGCCATGCGCTTGCCGACATTGTCGGCGCCTACAAGGACCAGTTCGAAGTGATCGAATCAGCGGGCGGCCGGCCGATCATGATGGCGAGCCGTGCCCTGTGCGCAGCAGCGCAGTCCGCCGACGACTACAAGCATGTCTACGATGCCGTGATCTCCGCGTCACGCAACAAGGTCGTGCTGCATTGGCTGGGCGACGCGTTCGATGCTTCGCTCTCCGGCTACTGGGGCAGCCGCGACGTCGCGACAGCGATGGCGACTGTGCTCGACATCATCCGGCTTCATCAGGACAAGATCGAAGGCATCAAGATCTCGCTGCTCAACGCGGAATATGAGCGTCAACTCAGATCGCAGTTGCCCGAGGGCGTCGTGATGTTCACAGGTGACGACTACAACTACGGCGAACTCATCGCGGGCGACAGCACCGGCCATTCGCACGCGCTACTCGGCATCTTCGACCCGATCGCGCCTGTCGCATCGCGCGCATTGGTGAAGCTCGCCGCCGGGGATACCGATTCATATCGCCAGCTTATCGATCCGACGGTTGCGCTATCGCGCGAACTCTTCGCTGCGCCCACGCAGTATTACAAGGCTGGCGTCGTTTTTCTCGCGTGGCTCAACGGGCATCAACGGCACTTCTCGATGGCAGGCGGGATGCAGTCGGCGCGATCCGTCGCGCACTACGCAGAGGTGTTCAGGAAGGCGGACGTCGCGGGCGTTTTGACTCGCCCCGAACTGGCTCGCCGTCGCATGAGCGAGTTTCTGAGCTTAGCTGCGGGTATCGATAACTGA